The genomic segment CACATTGTGGCAGCTCAGATGTTTTCTCTTATCCAGAGGATGATAGTGTTGTGGACCCACTTTTAGCACAGCATCTGGCATTTTTTGGCATTGATTTTTCAGCCTTACAAAAGGTTAGTTATCTCTACTAAAATGTATATCTAGTCTAGTAACACAGGGTCTGTCATCTGTGCTGTTTACTGTACACTTATAAGTCATACAGCAGACATGTAGgttgaactttttttatttgtcatagAAAACAAGATAATTTGCATGCTATTCCTTTTATCCTTGTATGGCGATGGCTGAAATGGAATTACTTTTTACATTAACCTTGACTTCGAAGCATAAGGAAATTTATGCCTATATTATCCTGTGTGTATGATTATAAATGGGAAGTTCTAATTATTCCTATCTGGTAGAGTTTTTGAAAACagtgaataagaaaaataacagtgTGAGATGTCCATCTATATGCATTTGCAGCCTATTAACAAGGTCAGTGTAAAAGATTTTATTCCATAATGATATGTTTTGGCAATATCATGTCTTAGTTACTAATATTTCACACATACAGCTGTAGGTTTGAAACTATCAATGAAGTTTTGAGGATTTGAGTTTTTGGACATTTGACACCATGTGTCTCATCACATAATGATTCACCCTTATGGTTTGACCCAGTACCAGTATCGACTTCTTGTTTTCAGACTGAAATGACAACTGCTGAGAGGGAACTTGACCAGAACACCAACTATGATTGGAACCGAATTCAAGAAAGTGGACAGGATGTGGAACCCATTTTTGGACCAGGTTATACAGGACTTGTGAATCTTGGAAACAGGTAGCATTTGGTCTTTGTAAAGTGCTGTTGTGAACCATGCATATATTTGACATTCTTGTTTCCTAACTTTTTTTCTGGCAGCTGCTACATGGCCGCAACGATGCAAGTTGTGTTTTCAACTCGGTCCTTCAATTCACGGTTAGTTTACAACAAATATGGGTAAAAATGCAGAAACTCTTTGATTGACATGTTTCCTTGTATATAAATGTCTTTGTGCAATATGCAATGAAATGCTTATGTTTTCGTGTGTTTGGTACACAAATATCAGACATTCATTTGTAGTTCAAACATTTTACTTGTTTGCTCATATATTTGGTGTAATTATGTCTTCAGATTCTACATTAACCAAAGCTTGAAAATGGCATTTGAGATGGCTCCTGCTGATGCAACTGTAGACTTGAATATGCAGCTGTGAGTATCTTGCACATTTAAAATACCATGAAAATCGCTCActtcatatattttcttttcttttatgttttgaatattCATCTCTGATGTTTATTCTAAGCCTCAAGTTTATGTGGCAGTACAAAGCTGGCACATGGTATGCTTTCTGGAAAGTACTCGGTTCCTGCACTGGAGGTATAGCAAATGGGTCAATATCATGTGCTTGATACAATTGCCTTctttttatgattgatttttgtttttcttatttgttgtcCAGAATGATGATAAAGCTAATGCCGTTACCTCAACAAGCAATGTAAGTTTTCTAACTTTTTGTCTATTTATTAGTCCTGGGTTTTGTTTATGGAGATTCTTAAATCGTATTATGAAATGAATAATCTGTTATGATTctttattagaattttaagtTATTGAATATCTTAGATATAGTGACCAAATTCTTATTCAATTTCAAGTGCAAATCTCAGCTTATTATGCAATGTATTGTCAAGTTATTACTGTTTTTAAAACACAGATTATAGCTCAATGAGTATGATATTTTTGTACCTTTCATGCctcattttcttgttaatacatgtctttgttgtttttcttatttgactTTAACCCTCTTATATTTTctctccatttcttttcttttatccatCTTCAAATATTTAGAAACAGGAAGGTATACCCCCTCGTATGTTCAAAGCAGTTATTGCTGCCAGCCATCCTGAGTTTTCTTCTATGAGGCAACAGGTATATGAATCAATGGAAACTACAATTTTCTTCTATTCATGAAATTTCTAAAGTGTTCTGTCCAAGCTATTTGAAAACTATCCAACTTGAGTTATGAGATTATGAATGAAATTTTCGTTCTTGTGGTTgacaaaaataagaataaagaaGACTCAAGTTATCGTATAACTGAGTTTATGAATGTATGTATCTATTTAACGTCAAGAATTTTCTCAGTTGCAAGAGGATAAAATTTCTTGCTTGTTTcttcacatatatttttttgaagggGGTGGGGTGGGTGGGGACTCTTGTCATCCCTACATACATCTTTGCAATTGTTGTTTGATCCTGAAGTTTAGGAAGAGGTCTTGAAATACTGAGTTTTTATGTTCAGGATAGAAGAAAGGATGTATATATACTTGCTTGAAAAATGCACTCAACCTACATGAAAACTCCATAGCATAAAAAGGCTTGTAAAAAATTCTAGGAGAGAGGAAGTCAGTTTGGTGGAACTTAGGTAGTTAAATATTAGAATCACGCAGAATGGTACATATACTTGTAATAATTGACTTAGCTGCAATATAAAGACATCAGTTGGGCGGGGAGCATAACAcacaactgttactgttcatggAACTGATTCCATAAAATATCATGTCAACATACGTGTAGGATGCATTGGAATTCTTCCTACACTTTCTTGACCAAGTTGAGCGTGTTAATGGTGGGAAACCTGCATTGGATCCTTCAAGAAGCTTCAAGTTTGGAATTGAAGAACGTATCTTGTGTCCATCTGGAAAAGTTGGGTTCAATAGAAGGCTTGACTATATTCTTTCTTTGAATATTCCACTACATGAAGCTACTAATAAAGGTGTTCTTccttctttgttctttcttCTTGTGCTGAACCATATACATGGAGTTACATGCTAACGGTTTTCAAATTTTGGAATTCAGAAGAACTGGAAGCCTTCGGCAAATTGAAAGCAGAAAAGACTTCTGAAGGAAAGGATTTGTAAGTACAAATGTTTAGTAATCCTGTTTATACCCTAAAACTTGGCTTAGAATAGCCAGTTGTTTCAGGTCCAGTGATGAAATTGTACGTCCAAGGGTTCCCCTAGAAGCATGCCTAGCTAATTTTTCAGCCCCAGAGGAGATACAAGATTATTATAGCACTGCCTTGAAGGCTAAGACAACAGCACTGAAGTATGTTTTATGATATTTCCCTGGTTTTATGATGTCATAAGAGTGTTCAGAGGCACACTTACCTTCGAGGTTATGTGCTGCAGGACTGCTGGTCTAACTTCATTCCCCGATTATTTGGTGTTGCACATGCGGAAATTTGTTTTGGAGGAAGGCTGGGTGCCAAAAAAGCTTGGTAAATTTTATAGGTGCTTCGTCACTTTTCATAACATCAATGGTCTCTTAATACAGATGTATAATTCTTGTTGATTGTTTTTATCCATTCAGATGTCTACATAGATGTTCCTGATATCATAGACATTAGCTACATGCGAAGCAAAGGCCTTCAACCAGGGGAGGAGTTGTTACCAGATGATGGTATGtaacatgttttgaaatttccaatttcttcatttgattgcttgtaaagaaaactagatttttttttagctttgtaGGTTATGTATCAGCGTGTTAATCCTGTCAAGTTACCCTACATATTAAGCCATGAGTGCCAATGCTGTAGCTGGTCTGGTCTTGACACACAAGTCACCTATGCCTTGAAATTGTTTTCATACTCCCAAATTGGGGAGAGGGTGTGGGAGAAGAGGTGGGCAGGCTGAACGTTATGTGTAACCTAGAACTTCCACCATGTTATTAGGTGCACTTCCACCGGCTAACATTACACAATGACTCATCATTGAATCCTCTCcagaaaaaacttttgattgattGTTCATAATAGATTGCATGTTAGTTGGGCTTTAGTGAAACTGAAATGAGTCGACTTCTAACATTTcttccatgataaaaaaaaccaccgaTAATTCAATTGAAGGTGTGAGAAATAAATTGTAGAATTGTTGCTTAGTGTTGATGCTGTGTTTCTGATGTGCAAGCTATGCTCTTGggatgccccccccccccccccccccatttaGTGGTGGTATATGGTCATAcctttctcatttttctttttgtgaagAGATTTAGAGCTGCtttagttaatttttcttttcatactGCACAGTCCCTGAGGCAGAGGTGGAATCAAATATGCCTTTGGCCAACGAGGATATTGTTTCCCAGCTTGTCTCCATGGGTTTCAACTATCTTCATTGCCAGAAAGCTgctataaattcatcaaatgcTGGAGTAGAAGAGGCTATGAATTGGTTACTTTCTCACATGGATGACCCAGGTATATAAAATGCTGTTAACTTGGTGAAATGTTTCATGTCAGGAAACTCACTTCCCATTAAGATTCAGCTTCTGCAGATGTGATGTGGGAGGTAGAATGTTGTGTTGGTAATTGATATGGTTACATTCCTTCTTTCAGATATAGATGCTCCTGTTTCCCAGGGCGCACATGGTAATGAAGTCGTGGATCAATTGAAAGTTGATACTTTACTCTCATTTGGTTTTCAAGAAGAAATTGCTCGGAAGGCACTGAAGGCTTCGGTAAAAATATTACTGTTTGTTCTTTTTGGCATAGGATTGCATTTGGCCAATGTTGCTGTATAAAATATTGCAAAAAAGttcacaattttataatttttttttcctgaactCTCCAGGGTGGTGACATTGAAAAGGCCACTGATTGGATATTCAACAATCCTGATGCTTCTGTTTTATCTGACATGGACACTTCCACATCTAGCTCTAAACCTACTCCAGATGATACTGAGCTGCCTGATGGCGGAGGGAGTGAGTTTTTAAACCCTTGTTTTCATTATATTGATTGTAAACATATGATACTCAAATGTTTTACAATCTTACGTGGCTGCCTTTAATTGATGGAAAGTTTATTGTGAATATGTGCTATCTATCTTATCTAGCCTGGTGCATTGTCTATGTGCATTTCTCCCTTTAGTTGTTTTCTTTCCTCTAGCCTCCATGTTAACTCATGACAGTATATTTGGCTGTTAGAAATCATTATAATGGCCTTGATGgcaatcttttaatatttgcaaCTAGAGAAAGGACTAAAGGCAAAACCTAACCTTTTGTGGTTCAGTAGCTTTCACTTCAAATTGTGTTGCATATGTATATTTGTATTGAGTTTTTCCGTTGTCATAATCTGTTCTTGAgcttttatttctaaatattctGAAATCATGAAAACAATATAGGATCCTTTCATCTTGGTAGCATATTTGAGTTCAGTAGTTGGATATTCCAATTATACAGTTGGTTTTGTTGTGCCTCAATGCAGAATACAAACTTTTTGGGATAGTGAGCCACATGGGAACCTCCACCCACTGTGGACACTACGTTGCTCACATACTGAAAGATGGCAGATGGGCAATCTTCAATGACAGCAAGGTTGCAGTCTCCGTAAACCTCCCCAAGGACATGGGATATTTGTACTTCTTTGAGAGGCTTGACAGCTGAAATGTGTGAGCTTTGGGATTGGATGGGAGATGTTCAATGGAGAAAGAAACGAGATTTCAGTCTTTTGGATAACTGACAATTACCTATCCATGAAGTTCTTGGCCTTGCATTTTGTGGCTTCACGGAGTAAGTATTTTCCTCTTGGCCAGAACAAATTTCCTATGTACTTgactttaatttttagattgttgATCCTCTTCTTTTcgaaataatatatgaaaaaaaaaccaaatcattgACATATTAGGCCACTAGTTCAGTCTCAGAATCTGTACATGGACCCATGAGTTAATCTGTCGTCTATTTCATCTCCCTCCCTTATCAGCCGGttaccatctttttttttgtttaatctccatattttgattgagatttgagacTATTGTTAAAGAAATATAGTAATAcgtcaaaaaaagaaaaagaaaaaaagatgtccataattttttaatttaagtttttcaatgttttttaaatgaaaaaaaagtagtatatatttttttatatatacaagtatttttttagctAAGCTAGagaagattatttatttttatatttagctagtgtataactttaattttcataataatttttaatttaaatgaaataaaatttaatgttttacaaTTAGCCTATTATAACTGTAATacgtcaaaaaataaaaaaaaaagatctcca from the Populus nigra chromosome 1, ddPopNigr1.1, whole genome shotgun sequence genome contains:
- the LOC133674092 gene encoding ubiquitin carboxyl-terminal hydrolase 14-like — encoded protein: MDLLRSNLSRVRIPEPTNRIYKQECCVSFETPRSEGGLFVDMTTFLAFGKDYVGWNYEKTGNPVYLHIKQTRKVVPEDRPMKKPTLLAIGVEGGFDNNEPEYEENHNIVILPDYVTLPFPSVELPEKVRLAVDAIIMAEGAERKEQLAAWIVADKKQVSAYAMSLPQIDNGVVIPPSRWKCAKCDKKDNLWLNLTDGMILCGRKNWDGTGGNNHAIEHYKETSYPLAVKLGTITADLEAADVFSYPEDDSVVDPLLAQHLAFFGIDFSALQKTEMTTAERELDQNTNYDWNRIQESGQDVEPIFGPGYTGLVNLGNSCYMAATMQVVFSTRSFNSRFYINQSLKMAFEMAPADATVDLNMQLTKLAHGMLSGKYSVPALENDDKANAVTSTSNKQEGIPPRMFKAVIAASHPEFSSMRQQDALEFFLHFLDQVERVNGGKPALDPSRSFKFGIEERILCPSGKVGFNRRLDYILSLNIPLHEATNKEELEAFGKLKAEKTSEGKDLSSDEIVRPRVPLEACLANFSAPEEIQDYYSTALKAKTTALKTAGLTSFPDYLVLHMRKFVLEEGWVPKKLDVYIDVPDIIDISYMRSKGLQPGEELLPDDVPEAEVESNMPLANEDIVSQLVSMGFNYLHCQKAAINSSNAGVEEAMNWLLSHMDDPDIDAPVSQGAHGNEVVDQLKVDTLLSFGFQEEIARKALKASGGDIEKATDWIFNNPDASVLSDMDTSTSSSKPTPDDTELPDGGGKYKLFGIVSHMGTSTHCGHYVAHILKDGRWAIFNDSKVAVSVNLPKDMGYLYFFERLDS